The stretch of DNA AGGGGAAATGGCATTTATCCAAGTCGGTCGTCGAGCCGATTTTGTTGCTGCAAGTAATGGAGCCATTGCAATTATGACCTTTGATGATATTGAAAAATTAAAATTAAAACAACCCTATTTAGCCGTTAAATTAATCAGTCTGGTGACTCGTAATCTTGTTAATGATTTACGTCAAAAAAATAAAAAAAGCTCAACAGAAATGATTGTATTATTAGCCGATTATAATTTGTTTTCTGATTTGCTGAATTTAGTTAAGGATCATCTTCATATCATTAAAAACTTTTCGATTGTAACGACTGAAAAATTAAAAACATTCTTGGAAGCAACAACAGATTTAACCATCAGTCAAGTCATCGAACCCCAATGTTTGATTTTAGGTGAAACGGCCATCGGTTCCCAAATTCTGTTAGATCAAGTGAAAGCAATTTTTTATTTACGCGATGCGGTGACAATTGAATCTAATCCGCCATCCTTTGAAGCTTTATCTCGTCTGTGTGATTTGCAACAGGTTTTGTTTGCGACAAATTTATTAACAGCTAATGCTGTTTTTCAATATTTGGAGTAACCCCAAAAATTACATTAATTGAAATGAATTAAAAGGAGCTTAAACCCCATGAACAAGCAAGTTTTAATTTTAGGAGGTCGAGGACGAATTGGCAACAGTGTTGCTGAAGATTTGGCTCAATATACCTCTGCTGATATTACAATTACCGGACGGAAACTTAAGGGAAATCTTGCCCTAAATCCTCGGTTTCAGGTCTTAGAATTAGAGTTAGAAGATCAACAGAAATTAGAAATAGCGATCGCAAATTCCGATTTAGTCATCCACTGTGCAGGGCCCTTCCATTATCGAGATACCGAGGTGTTACAAGCCTGTATTCGACAGAACGTTAATTATATTGATGTTAGTGATAATCGTGGATTTACCAGTCGGATTTTAGAGCATTCTGAAGCCGCTAAAAAGGCTGGAGTTACTGCTATTATTAATACAGGTATTTTTCCGGGTATTTCTAATAGTATGGTGCGTCAAGGCGTTGAACAATTTGATCAGGTTGAAAAGATCCATTTAAGTTATGTCGTTGGGGGGTCTGGCGGTGCGGGAATAACCGTAATGCGAACCACCTTTTTAGGATTACAACGTCCGTTTGAAGTGTGGATAAACGGACAATGGAAAATTATTAAACCCTATAGTGAACGAGAAACCATTGAATTTCCTCCCCCCTACGGAAAAACAGGAGTTTATTGGTTTGATATGCCAGAATGTTTCACCTTAGTAGACTCTTTTCCGGTTAAAACTGTAATTACAAAATTTGGCACTGTTCCCGATTTTTATAATTATCTTACCTGGAGTGTCGCCCATTGGTGGCCTGCGAGTTGGTTACAAAATCCAGCCGTGATTGAGTTTCTATCTCACGTCAGTTATCGCATGACCAATGTTACGGATATTGGGAGTGGAATTGGGGTCGCTGTTCGGTCTTGTGTCACCGGAATTAAACAGGGGAAAACCGTTGATTTTTGTTCTACAATTGTTCATGAAAATACTGCTACAATTGCCGGAATAGGAACCGGAACAATTGCAGAATTGTGCTTAAACGGTGAACTCCAAAAACCCGGTGTTTGGCCCGTTGAACAAGTATTATCAACTCCCTTATTTGAAGCCGCGATGAACAACCGAGGAGTTAACATTCAAACCTCGTAGGGTGCGTAAGCGCAGCGCACGCACCAGCCTAGAATTTATTGTAACTCTTTAAGACGATCTAACGCATCTTGATAGGACGTTTTTCGGCCTAATTTTTCATAGAGTTCGGCTGCTTTTTGGAAATCGGCGATCGCTTTAATTTTATCCTTTAATTCCAAATAAGCTAAGGCTCGATTATAATAAGCATCAGCAAAACCCGGATTTAAACGAATTGCTTCGGTGTAATCTTCAATTGGATTGGGAGCGCGAGTCGGTTCAATAATTTGAGCCGCCAAAAGGGTTCGAGCAATCCCCCGATTAAAAAAAGCTTCAGGATTATTAGGATTTAATTCAATCGCTTGATTAAAAGCATCAATCGCATCCCAAGTTTCCCCTTGATCTAATAACGTTAATCCTTGAAAATAAAACGCTTGATAACTTTGAGGATGATCTAAAGATACAGGATTCGCTTCTGGCGGTTTTTCATCAATCACTAAATCCGATGATTTTAATCCCGTTTCTAATAATTCTCCCATAAATAAATTAATCGGAATTGCCGCATTAAATCCGGTTTTAATCGGAGCCACATCACCGGAACTGGTTTGAGCAAAACCAAATTCTCCCTGTCCATGTAACCCCACTACACGGCCTTCAGAATCGAAAACCGGCCCCCCACTCATGCCACTCCAAGTCACCGCTTGATAGCGTAAATTATAGCCTTCTGGACGATTTTTCGGGCGACTGGTGACTAATCCAGGGGATAATTCTGGTTCCCGTTCAACACCTGTTAATCCCCCCGTTGCGGGATATCCATAAACATAAATTTGAACACCAATCACCGCCTGTTCAGAATTACCTAATGTCGCAACCGGATACTGTTGAGAACTCTCAAATTGAACAATCGCTAAATCCGGTTCTTGATCATCATTTTGTAAGCGAATAACCTTCAAACTGGGATGATTTGTACTATCATACGTCCGCACACTATATTGAACATTGGGATCTTCAACAACATGATTTACCGTCAAAACCGTATAAGTTTTGCCATTTTTAGCAATAATGACCCCCGAACCATCCCCTAACTGACTATTAATTTGTACCGTAATTGGTGCAGCAATTTCCGCTACCTGTTGCGCCGTTTTTGCCATTACAATTGTCGATTGACTGACAACTATTGCAGCCACCGTTGCTGTTCCTGTTAGGAGATAAAGAAAAGAATCAGACGAAAACAACCCTAAACCCATAATTCAACCCCTCTGTATGAATTCCCTTGATTTGCTATCATCCGTTACCCACTCCCCGTTAAAAATTTGGATAAAAATTAGCAAGAGGACAATATGATCCATAGACGTAAATTCACCGGATTTTGTTCATCATTTTTCTGACTTCTATTTTAAGCTAATCTCAATTCTGTGAAAACAATAGAACACTTCTGACTTCCTCCCCCTGTAGAGACTTGTAGGGTCAGCGCTATTTCACTCTCAAAGTTTCTTATCCCTAGACACAAGATGCAGTGGGATGTTCAGGCAATATTTTCTCGTTTTTATGATCCGTCTAATTTTTATATGAGATATCAATGTTGTTTTGAACTTGATAAACAACTTAATGAGGAGGTAGAGACCTTCCATGGAAGGTCTCTACCTCCTGTAACTCATGCGATCGCACAACGGGAGCATTAAGAACTATTTTGACTTCTGAACCAACCTAGAAAATCTGCTGTCTTAGGAAAATATTTATTAATACCAGCCTCCTGTAAAATTTCTTTGATATCTGGCTTGCCAAACTCTTTAGAATTATTTGTTAACAATGCTTTTTGAAGACTGGGATATTGTTGGGAATGATCAATAATACATTGTAAAATTAAATTATCACGAAGCTGTTTATCTTTTTTAAAGATTGGCTGATTAAACGTTTTAACAATACTATCTTTTCTAAGTTCAATCAAATTTAATTGATGGCAATTGCAAACTAAATTAATTCCATCAACAAAACATTGATGAAAATCATTTAACGATTTCTCATAAGACAATTTAGCTTCCCGTAATTTTGTTAATAATAGACTAGGATCTTGTCCAAAATTTCGGCTTTCTTCGTTAATCTGTATATCAAGATGATTCAGAAATATAGTTCGTTGTTTGCGCTCATTTTCTAAAGCAATAATCGCTTCCATATAACATAAACTAGGCATGATTAAATTAACTCCCATCGGAGGATGTTTTAGCATTTCTTCGGCTTCTTTGTCCTGACCTTTAGCAATTGCCATAATCAAGTTAGTTTCAACATAGAGAATCATGAAAGCTTGACCTCTACTACATCAACTCCTTGCTCGTTTATTCCATGATCCAGTTTCTCTAGCAAACCGATTTTTTTGATTTCTTCTAAAAATGGGGGATGAGAAGATTGCCATTGATAAGCTAAATCGCTTAACCAAGCTTCCATGAGACTTACAAAATAGTCGTAAAATATCCTTTTTTTTCTAAATTCGGGTTCATAAGGGCTTAAAGTATCGGCTGTAGTCAATACACAAATAGGCTCCAGCCAATGCTCAGTTCCCCATTTAAAAATACTAATTTTTTCTATATCAGCTAACATCCCAAATGGAATATTACCATGAGCTTGTGCTAATAAATCTGTAATTTTGGTATGGATTTGGGCATCTTTTGTGCTGGTTTTAATATCAACCAGTAAGACCGGGTTGCCGTTTTTGTCTTTAGCAACAATATCAGCATTAATGAACAATCGCAAAACTTGAGAATTGATAGAATTACCTGTGCTAATGTCCATAATTACCTTCTTTTTCAATATAATCTATTGACGTAAATTCACCAGATTTTGTTTAGGATCTCCCTCAATTTTATCAAACGGGATATTTTATATTTGAGTCATTTTGATTGGAGGGGAGGGTGAGCAATAGCCCACCATGCCCGTTAATTTAACCTCTCATTTTTTCCGACCAAACGCGAGTCGGTAAACCCCAAACATAGATAAATCCTTCCGCCGCTTTGTGATCAAATACATCCTCAGAACCGTAGGTTGCTAAGTCGTGACTGTAGAGAGAATTGCTAGATTTCCGTCCAACAATTGTGGCATTTCCCTTAAACAATTTGACTCGCACAACACCAGAAACCCGTTCTTGAGTTTGTTCTATAAAAGCATCCAAGGCTGCTTTTAAAGGACTGTACCACAAGCCATTATAAACTAACTGGCTATAGGTTTCTTCAATGCCGCGTTTATAACGAGTCACATCGGCCGTTAACGTTAAACTTTCTAAATCTCGGTGGGCATTAATTAACACAATCATCGCCGGAGATTCGTAAATTTCGCGTGATTTAATCCCTACTAAACGGTTTTCAATCATGTCAAGACGCCCAACACCATGATTTCCGGCAATTTCATTTAATTTTCCAATTAATTGAACCCCGTTCATAGTTTCCCCGTTTAAACTGATGGGAACTCCGGTGTCAAACCCGATTTCAATATATTCTGGTTCATTGGGAGTTTCAGCAATGGGTTTCGTCATCGCATAAACTTCTTCCAAGGGTTCTGTCCAAGGATCTTCTAATGGCCCTGCTTCAATAGCAATCCCTAACAAATTTTTATCTAAACTGTAGGGAGAGGATTTTTTCACCGGGGAAGCAATGCCAAATTTTTCTCCATAAGCAATGGTTTCTTCCCGACTCATTCCCCATTCCCGCGCCGGAGCCAGAATTTTTATTTTCGGGTTTAATGCACCAATGGAGACATCAAACCGCACTTGGTCGTTCCCTTTTCCGGTACAACCATGAGCAATAGCATCAGCACCGTATTTTTCGGCGACTTCCACTAAGGTTTTGGCAATTAACGGCCGAGCTAAGGCTGTTGCTAAGGGATAACGGTTTTCATACAACGCATTGGCTTGAATGGCCGGGAAAGCGTAATCTTTAACGAAACTTTCCTGCACATCAATAACCAGGGACTCGACAGCACCAGAGTCTAAGGCTTTTTGTTTGACTGGCCCTAGTTCATCGCCCTGTCCTAAGTCTACGGCGAGGGTGATCACTTCTTTGACGCCAAATTCATTTTTTAAGTAGGGGATACAAACGGAAGTATCCACCCCACCAGAATAAGCAAGCACAACTTTTTCAGCGCGACCCATGATTAATGTTTTCTCCTGAAGTAACCAAATGTTACATTATCCCCCCTTTTAGGTTGCTAGGATGTCAGGGTTTATGTAGATTTTGGCAAATATAGCAGGGAACAGGGAACAGGGAACAGGGAACAGGTAGGAAAAGATTTCTCAGTCTATGTCCTAACACCCCAGGCGGGACTGCTATATCCGGTGTCTGTTACCATCGGATACGGTTGGGACAGGTTTACCCCAGTTGTTTGGGGGTGACAAAATTCCTGAGAGAACCTACCGCTACAACCGTTTAAAATAAAAGGGATCTGAATTCTGTTTTAAAATTACCGTGTTTTTAACTGTTGTCATTCCGACTTATAATCGTTTATCGATTTTACAAAAGTGTTTAAAAGCTTTAGAAAAACAACAATATCATCATCCTATTACTAATTATGAAGTGGTTTTAGTTGATGATGGTTCAACGGATGGAACGTTAATTTGGTTAGAGGAAAATCGGTTAGGATTTCCCCATGTTCGGGTATTTTGTCAATCTCATCAAGGCCCTGCTGCGGCTAGAAATTTAGGAGTTGAACAAGCGCAGGGAGAAATTATTATTTTTATTGATAGTGATTTAGTGGTGACAGAAACGTTTTTACAATGTCACGGGGATGCTTTGGCTGAAGGATACAAAACCTCAGAGAAAGTTTTTACCTATGGTCGGGTGATTAATACTTGTAATTTTGAAAATCCGACTTCTGAACCTTATAAAATAACGGATTTCTCGGCGGCTTATTTTGCGACAGGGAATGTTGCGATCGCTCGTCATTGGTTAATTGAAGCCGGATTATTTGATCATCAATTTCAACAATATGGCTGGGAAGATTTAGAATTAGGAGTTAGGTTAAAGAAATTAGGCTTAAAATTAATTAAATGTCCTGATGCTGTCGGTTATCATTGGCATCCAGCTTTTAGTTTAGAACAATTACCTAAATTAATAGATCGAGAAATTCAACGGGGAAGAATGGGAGTTTTATTTTATCAAAAACATCCCTGTTTTGAAGTTAAAATGATGATTCAGATGACCATATTACATCAAATTTTATGGGGTTTACTATCCTTGGGAGGACGTTTGAACGAAAAAACAATGGCTGGATTTTTACAAGGTTTAATTGATCAAGGAAAACCTCAGTTAGCGTTAGAAATTGCCAGAATATTTCTAAATTGGTATAATGTTAAAGCTGTTTATGCAGCTTACAATCAATTAAAGTAGGATGGGCTTTGCCCATCTTAAAACGAATTATAAACTCGATTCTGAATCAGGAGCAATTTCTAACCCTGGTATTTGTTTCAGTTGTTGCTGTTCTGTAATTAAATCCGATAAAGAATCAATATTCACACCTATTTTATGACAGGCGGCTTGTAATTCTTCCATAAATTTATCCACATCATTGCCATAACCTGATAGTTGAGTCGCATTAGCAATGCCTTGTTTAGCATTAGCTTTAGCACAGTCAATTAATTCAATGCCTGTAAGCGGTTTTGATGTAGTCATAGTTAACTTATTAATCCTATTAATGACAATGGCTCAATTCCGTCTAAAATTACTCCCTCTTAAGGGGGAATATTGATCTATTTTAGCAAAATTTGGTCTGAGTCGGCGTCTTCAAATTTATATCCTACCCCCGTCACCGTTTTGATAAAGCTAGGATGGGAAGGATCAGGTTCAATTTTTTTCCGCAGTCTGGCCACATGGGTATCCACAACTCGTTCATCCCCAAAAAAGTCATCTCCCCACAGTTTATCAATCAGTTGGGTACGAGTCCACACCCGACCCGGATAACTAATAAAAGTTGATAATAAATTAAATTCTAAAGTTGTTAAATCTAGGGGTTCTGTGTCACCTGATTCTAACTGACGGCTGGCTATTCTTTGGTCTAAATCTACTAAAAAATGGGGGGTTTGATAAGTTTGATTTTGTTGACCTCCTTGGCGAAAACTGCGTCTTAATAGTGCTCTAACTCTGGCGACTAATTCCCTAGGACTAAAGGGTTTAACAAAATAATCATCCGCGCCTGTTGATAAGCCAATAATTCGATCTAATTCTTCGCCTTTGGCGGTTAACATTAAAATATAGGGATCTTTTTGTCCGGGTTTTTGGCGAATTCTAGCACAAACTTCTAATCCATCTAACCCCGGTATCATTAAGTCTAAAATAATTAAATCGGGTTGTAGTTCTTGAAATTTTTGTAACGCTGCTAACCCATTATTAGAAATCTGACAAGAAAATCCTTCCGCTTCTAAGGTGTGCTGAATTAAACGAGCAATTTCGGGTTCATCCTCAACAATTAAAATATCCATAAATAGGAATTTAGAGTTAAACTTTAGTATAATTGTAGAATAAAAGGGGCAATCACATCCGGTGCTACTTCAATCATCGCTATAAAATTGATTCTGAAAATTCGACTCCAGGAGAAAATTATGCCGTTAGGAATGTTAGTGGATGGACAATGGACAACGGAATGGACAGAACGAGATCAACAAGGTCGATTTAATCGAATGCCAACTCGATTTAGAAATTGGATTAAAGCGGATAAATCTAGTGAATTTAGACCCGAATTAAATCGTTATCATCTTTATGTCTGTTTGGCTTGTCCTTGGGCGCATCGTACCTTGATCATGAGAAGTATTAAGGGGTTAAATAACGCTATTGGTTTATCAATTGTTGATCCTGAAATGGGGGATAATGGATGGGAATTTTCGGATAATTCCGGTTGTATTCCAGATCAAGTGAATGGGGCAAAATATTTGCGCGAAGTTTACTTAAAAGCCAATGCTCAATATACTGGGCGAGTAACAGTTCCGATTTTATGGGATAAACAAAAACAAACTATTGTTAATAATGAGTCCCGTGAGATTATTCGGATGTTTGATCATGAATTTCAAGACTATGCTGAATCAGAAATTAACTATTGTCCTGAGTCTTTAAAGCCAAAAATTGATCATACAATTGATGCGATTTACGAACCGATTAATAATGGCGTTTATCGGTCGGGTTTTGCATCCTCTCAATTGGCTTATGAGGAAGCTGTGACAGAACTCTTTCAGCAGTTAGATCATTGGGAGACGGTTCTTAAAACCCAGCGTTATTTATGTGGAAATCAATTAACAGAAGCGGATATTTGTCTGTTTACAACGTTGTTACGATTTGATGCTGTTTATCACGGTCATTTTAAATGTAACCTCCGGCGAATTATTGATTATCCGAATTTGTGGAATTATCTCAAAGATATTTATCAATATCCGGGGGTAAAAGAAACTTGCAATTTAGATCATATTAAACGTCATTATTATAAAAGTCAAACCCAAGTTAATCCCACTCGCATTGTTCCTAATGGGCCAATTATTGACTTTGAAGAACCTCATAATCGAGATCGATTTCTAACTTAAGATAGATGTAAAAAACAATTCAATAAATTTTGATCAGTTTATTAATTTTGAATTAAAAAAATGAGGAATCGTCAACGTATTCAATCAAAATTTAAAACTCCTGCTTTTAACATTAGGAACAAAAAATCAATTTTTTTGAAGCTTAAATTTTCATTATTTTATCAATGGGGTTTAACTTTATTGCTAGTAATTATTATCAGTAGCTTAACCCTTAAACCCGCATTTTCGCAACAACCTGTTACGGTTAAAGTCCTGGTTCAAGCTTTAGAGTCAACCCAATGGGAACCGATGATCAAAAGCTTCCATCAAACCCATCCCAAAATCCGTTTAGAAGTTGTTAAAGCCCCTAATAATACTAATCTTGTTGAAGATTTATATACCTCTGCTTATTTATTAGGGGATTCTCCCTATGATTTGGCTTATATGGATGTGGTTTGGGTACAGAAATTTGCAGCAGCCGGATGGTTAGAAAATTTAACCGAAAAAGTTGAATCTGAGGAATTAAACGCTTATATTCAGGGCGACGTTGAAGGAGGAAAATATCAAGATAAATTGTACAGAATGCCTTTTAGAACGGATGTAGGAATGCTATATTATCGAAAAGATCTATTACAAAAAGCGGGATTAAAGCCTCCTAAAACCTTTGAAGATTTAATCAATATTTCTAAAACCATTCAAGACCAAAATTTAGCGAAATGGGGTTATGTTTGGCAAGGAAAACAATACGAAGGATTAGCCGCCATGTTCACTGAAATTTTACAAGGATATGGAGGATTTTGGGTGAATCCTCAAACCCAAGCCATCGGATTAGATGCGCCTGAAAGTATAGAAGCCGTTAAGTTTTTACGCCAAACGATTAAAGAAGCTATTTCTCCTCCTGGCGTTACTACCTATGGAGAAGAAGAAACTCGACGGTTATTTGAAAGCGGAAATACGCTTTTTTTAAGAAATTGGCCCTACGTTTATGCCCTAGCATCTAATTCTTCCATTGCTGGAAATTATGCCCTGCAACCGATGGTGCATCTCCCTGGAAAACAAAGCGGAGCTTGTTTAGGAGGGTGGGGATTTGGGATTTCCAAAAGTTCAAAACATCAACAAGAAGCTTGGCAAGTTATTGAATATTTTAATCAACCAGCTATTCAACGCCAATACTTTTTAGAAACGGGTTATGTTCCCTCGCGGAAATCCCTATTTACCGATGATATTTTAGTTAACCAATATAACTATCTACCCGCTTTATTACAGGGGGCTGAAAACGCTGTTTTACGTCCTCCCATTCCTCAATATGCTCAAGCCTCTGATATTTTACAACGGTATCTGAGTGCAGCATTAACAGGAAGCAAAACTCCAGAACAAGCGATGAAAGCCGCCGCCGATGAAACTCGAACTTTATTAAACATTAACTTGTAAATTTTAAACATGAATTCTAATTCTTTAGAAAAACAGGAAAAAATAACCGGATGGTTGTTAATTTTGCCCGCCTTGTTAATGATTACTTTGGTATTTATCTACCCGATTTTAAGGTCATTTTGGTTAAGTCTATTCACGCAAAATTTAGGAACTCAATTACAACCCATTTTTTCAGGATTGAGTAATTATCAACGACTCTTAGGAGATGGTCGATTTTGGCAAACCCTATGGAATACTAGCGTTTTTACCAGTATTTCTATTATCTTAGAATTGATTTTCGGTTTATTGATTGCTTTAATTTTGAATCAAAGCTTTAAAGGTCGAGGATTTGTGAGAACAACCGCATTAATTCCTTGGGCGTTACCAACGGCCGTTATGGGGTTAGCTTGGGCGTGGATTTTTAATGACCAATATGGTGTAGTCAATGATATTTTGCAACGCCTCAATATTATTAATAGTCCCATGACTTGGTTAGGAGAACCGAATCGGGCAATGTTCGCCATGATTGTTGCTGATGTTTGGAAAACGACCCCATTTATGGCTATTATTTTATTAGCCGGATTGCAATCGATTTCTCAGGATTTATATGAAGCTCATGCTATTGATGGGGCGAATTCAATCCAAAGCTTTTATCAAATCACTATCCCTTTAATTACCCCGCAAATTATTATTGCTTTACTGTTTAGATTTGCTCAAGCTTTTGGGATTTTTGATTTAGTCCAGGTGATGACCGGAGGCGGCCCAGCAGGAGCAACAGAAACCGTTTCAATTTATATTTATGCCACGATTAGACGGTATCTGGATTTTGGTTATGGAGCCGCGTTAGTGGGGGTAACATTTTTATTATTGATCGTTGCGGTTTGTATCGCGGGTTTTTTCCTATCTAAACTTGATGTTAACGTGATTGGAGATCAATAAATGTCAATTTTTCATCCCTCAAGCGCCTTAAGTTCAATTCAGTGGAAAAAAATATTACTCCCCTTGGGTGTAATTTTCACAATTTTGTTTTGTTTAGCTCCGGTTTTCTGGCAATTGCTAACTTCTTTTAAAACGAATGCTGCGATTTCAACCGTTCCGAATATTTATTTTCCTTCTTTAGAACAACTCACTTTTCAACATTATTTCAGCTTGGGAAATCAATTTATTCGTTATATTTTTAATAGTGCTTTTGTATCCATGATTTCAACCTTATTCTGTTTAATGATTGGGACTCCGGCTGCTTATGCCTTAGCTCGATTAAAACTGCCTGGAGAAAATCTAATTTTAGCGTTGATTTTACTAATCACCTTATTTCCCTATATTCTGTTATTTATGGGCTTGTTAGAATTAGTTAAATTTTTTCAGGTCGGGAATAATTATTTGGCGTTAATTATTCCCTATACAGCAATTAATTTACCCTTAACGATTTTAATTTTAAGAAGTTTTTTCAAACAACTTCCCAAAGATTTAGAAGATTCTGCCAAAATTGATGGCTTCAATACAATATCTATGCTATTAAATATTGTTTTACCATTAACCCTTCCCGCCTTAGTCACCACCGGAATATTAACTTTCATTTTCGCTTGGAATGAATTTATTTTTGCCTTAACCTTTATTACCCGTGAAGATTTATATACGATTCCGGTTGCCGTAGCACAAATTGGCGGAGCTTCTTTATTAGAAATTCCCTATGGGCCCATGGCTGCGGCTACCTTAGCAGGAACCTTTCCTTTAGTAATTTTAGTGTTAATTTTTCAACGCCGAATTGTTCAAGGAATTACCGCAGGAGCCGTCAAAGGTTAAAACTGACATCATTACTTTATCCTTAAAGAATTGTTAAACTTAATGGAGATTATTAATCATGGCTAAACTGGAACTTCAACATTTAAAAAAGCAATTTTCTAATCAAGTAATTCCCGTTAAAGATATCACCCTAGAAGTCAATGATGGGGAATTCCTAACCTTATTAGGCCCGTCCGGTTGTGGAAAATCAACATTATTAAGAATGATTGCAGGACTCGACCAACCGACCGAGGGAAAAGTAATTTTAGGAAATCGAGATCTTACAACAGTTCCCCCTGGTGAACGGAATATTGCCATGGTTTTTCAAAGTTATGCACTGTATCCCCATTTAACCGTTTTTGATAATATTTCAACCGCTTTAAAATTAAGAAAAATTTCAAACCCTGAGATTCAAACCCGCGTTTATGATGTCGCTAACCGCTTAGAAATCGAACATTTATTAACTCGAAAACCTGCTCAACTTTCCGGGGGTCAACGTCAACGGGTTGCTTTAGCACGAGCGTTAGTCAGAAATCCTGAAGTTTTTTTATTAGATGAACCCTTAAGTAATTTAGATGCGTTATTACGAGAACAGGTGAGAGCCGATTTAAAACAATTATTTAATTCTCAACAAAAACCTGTGGTTTATGTCACCCATGATCAAACAGAAGCCCTGACTTTATCGAGTAAAATTGCTGTACTTTATCAAGGCTATTTACAACAATTAGCTTCTCCTTCAGAAATTTATAATGCTCCTGCTAATCAATTTGTAGCGGGTTTTGTTGGCAGTCCTCAGATGAATTTACTCTGCTTAAATTGTCGAGATAATCAGGCAATTTTAGGAGAGTT from Planktothrix serta PCC 8927 encodes:
- a CDS encoding argininosuccinate synthase, whose amino-acid sequence is MGRAEKVVLAYSGGVDTSVCIPYLKNEFGVKEVITLAVDLGQGDELGPVKQKALDSGAVESLVIDVQESFVKDYAFPAIQANALYENRYPLATALARPLIAKTLVEVAEKYGADAIAHGCTGKGNDQVRFDVSIGALNPKIKILAPAREWGMSREETIAYGEKFGIASPVKKSSPYSLDKNLLGIAIEAGPLEDPWTEPLEEVYAMTKPIAETPNEPEYIEIGFDTGVPISLNGETMNGVQLIGKLNEIAGNHGVGRLDMIENRLVGIKSREIYESPAMIVLINAHRDLESLTLTADVTRYKRGIEETYSQLVYNGLWYSPLKAALDAFIEQTQERVSGVVRVKLFKGNATIVGRKSSNSLYSHDLATYGSEDVFDHKAAEGFIYVWGLPTRVWSEKMRG
- a CDS encoding glycosyltransferase family 2 protein produces the protein MFLTVVIPTYNRLSILQKCLKALEKQQYHHPITNYEVVLVDDGSTDGTLIWLEENRLGFPHVRVFCQSHQGPAAARNLGVEQAQGEIIIFIDSDLVVTETFLQCHGDALAEGYKTSEKVFTYGRVINTCNFENPTSEPYKITDFSAAYFATGNVAIARHWLIEAGLFDHQFQQYGWEDLELGVRLKKLGLKLIKCPDAVGYHWHPAFSLEQLPKLIDREIQRGRMGVLFYQKHPCFEVKMMIQMTILHQILWGLLSLGGRLNEKTMAGFLQGLIDQGKPQLALEIARIFLNWYNVKAVYAAYNQLK
- a CDS encoding PIN domain-containing protein, which translates into the protein MILYVETNLIMAIAKGQDKEAEEMLKHPPMGVNLIMPSLCYMEAIIALENERKQRTIFLNHLDIQINEESRNFGQDPSLLLTKLREAKLSYEKSLNDFHQCFVDGINLVCNCHQLNLIELRKDSIVKTFNQPIFKKDKQLRDNLILQCIIDHSQQYPSLQKALLTNNSKEFGKPDIKEILQEAGINKYFPKTADFLGWFRSQNSS
- a CDS encoding glutathione S-transferase family protein gives rise to the protein MPLGMLVDGQWTTEWTERDQQGRFNRMPTRFRNWIKADKSSEFRPELNRYHLYVCLACPWAHRTLIMRSIKGLNNAIGLSIVDPEMGDNGWEFSDNSGCIPDQVNGAKYLREVYLKANAQYTGRVTVPILWDKQKQTIVNNESREIIRMFDHEFQDYAESEINYCPESLKPKIDHTIDAIYEPINNGVYRSGFASSQLAYEEAVTELFQQLDHWETVLKTQRYLCGNQLTEADICLFTTLLRFDAVYHGHFKCNLRRIIDYPNLWNYLKDIYQYPGVKETCNLDHIKRHYYKSQTQVNPTRIVPNGPIIDFEEPHNRDRFLT
- a CDS encoding response regulator transcription factor, which encodes MDILIVEDEPEIARLIQHTLEAEGFSCQISNNGLAALQKFQELQPDLIILDLMIPGLDGLEVCARIRQKPGQKDPYILMLTAKGEELDRIIGLSTGADDYFVKPFSPRELVARVRALLRRSFRQGGQQNQTYQTPHFLVDLDQRIASRQLESGDTEPLDLTTLEFNLLSTFISYPGRVWTRTQLIDKLWGDDFFGDERVVDTHVARLRKKIEPDPSHPSFIKTVTGVGYKFEDADSDQILLK
- a CDS encoding saccharopine dehydrogenase family protein, encoding MNKQVLILGGRGRIGNSVAEDLAQYTSADITITGRKLKGNLALNPRFQVLELELEDQQKLEIAIANSDLVIHCAGPFHYRDTEVLQACIRQNVNYIDVSDNRGFTSRILEHSEAAKKAGVTAIINTGIFPGISNSMVRQGVEQFDQVEKIHLSYVVGGSGGAGITVMRTTFLGLQRPFEVWINGQWKIIKPYSERETIEFPPPYGKTGVYWFDMPECFTLVDSFPVKTVITKFGTVPDFYNYLTWSVAHWWPASWLQNPAVIEFLSHVSYRMTNVTDIGSGIGVAVRSCVTGIKQGKTVDFCSTIVHENTATIAGIGTGTIAELCLNGELQKPGVWPVEQVLSTPLFEAAMNNRGVNIQTS
- a CDS encoding tetratricopeptide repeat-containing S1 family peptidase; the protein is MGLGLFSSDSFLYLLTGTATVAAIVVSQSTIVMAKTAQQVAEIAAPITVQINSQLGDGSGVIIAKNGKTYTVLTVNHVVEDPNVQYSVRTYDSTNHPSLKVIRLQNDDQEPDLAIVQFESSQQYPVATLGNSEQAVIGVQIYVYGYPATGGLTGVEREPELSPGLVTSRPKNRPEGYNLRYQAVTWSGMSGGPVFDSEGRVVGLHGQGEFGFAQTSSGDVAPIKTGFNAAIPINLFMGELLETGLKSSDLVIDEKPPEANPVSLDHPQSYQAFYFQGLTLLDQGETWDAIDAFNQAIELNPNNPEAFFNRGIARTLLAAQIIEPTRAPNPIEDYTEAIRLNPGFADAYYNRALAYLELKDKIKAIADFQKAAELYEKLGRKTSYQDALDRLKELQ